From the Nocardiopsis changdeensis genome, one window contains:
- a CDS encoding TrmH family RNA methyltransferase → MNENPGTPGEDEAREVGVGPWTGPWPEGDHYDPELLAGGDRRNVVDRYRYWRREAIIADLDTVRHPFHVAVENWSHDFNIGSVVRTANAFGCAAVHIVGRRRWNRRGAMVTDRYQHVHHHPDTGALVEWAARRDLPLIGIDNLPGAVPLETYPLPRDAVLVFGQEGPGLSEEVRSVCRAVLSIAQFGSTRSINAGAAAAIAMHAWVRAHVFDQKVPETVTPQRLP, encoded by the coding sequence ATGAACGAGAACCCCGGCACCCCTGGTGAGGACGAGGCGCGCGAGGTCGGCGTCGGCCCCTGGACGGGCCCCTGGCCCGAGGGCGACCACTACGACCCCGAGCTGCTGGCGGGCGGCGACCGGCGCAACGTCGTGGACCGCTACCGCTACTGGCGCCGGGAGGCGATCATCGCCGACCTCGACACCGTCCGGCACCCGTTCCACGTCGCGGTGGAGAACTGGTCCCACGACTTCAACATCGGTTCGGTGGTGCGCACCGCGAACGCGTTCGGGTGCGCCGCCGTGCACATCGTGGGGCGGCGCCGGTGGAACCGGCGGGGGGCGATGGTCACCGACCGCTACCAGCACGTGCACCACCACCCGGACACCGGGGCGCTGGTGGAGTGGGCCGCGCGGCGGGACCTGCCGCTGATCGGCATCGACAACCTGCCCGGCGCGGTGCCGCTGGAGACCTACCCGCTGCCGCGGGACGCGGTGCTGGTGTTCGGCCAGGAGGGCCCGGGGCTGTCGGAGGAGGTGCGCTCGGTGTGCCGCGCGGTGCTGTCGATCGCCCAGTTCGGGTCCACCCGGTCGATCAACGCGGGGGCGGCCGCGGCGATCGCGATGCACGCCTGGGTCCGGGCGCACGTTTTCGACCAGAAGGTGCCGGAAACGGTCACACCCCAGCGGCTCCCGTGA
- a CDS encoding GNAT family N-acetyltransferase, with product MTSAPTRTVRTATMDDLPGVARVLGRAFQDDPLFLWLFPDDERRVAQGTRASALMAGFVYVPLGYSALVEAREDDDRGPVVRGAALWSPPAGEGGGAAAALRSLPHWLELVGPARLPRILRYFSALAAHAPREPHWHLQVLGADPAAGRSGIGALLLRAGLERADADGAPVYLETMNPANVAYYTRFGFAVTDTVAEPGTPLTHLMLRPPA from the coding sequence ATGACCAGCGCGCCGACGCGCACCGTGCGCACCGCCACCATGGACGACCTGCCGGGGGTGGCGCGCGTCCTGGGACGCGCCTTCCAGGACGACCCGCTGTTCCTGTGGCTGTTCCCCGACGACGAGCGCCGCGTCGCCCAGGGCACCCGGGCCAGTGCCCTGATGGCGGGCTTCGTGTACGTCCCCCTGGGGTACTCCGCCCTCGTCGAGGCCCGGGAGGACGACGACCGCGGACCGGTGGTCCGGGGCGCCGCGCTCTGGTCGCCGCCGGCCGGGGAGGGCGGGGGCGCGGCCGCCGCCCTGCGCTCCCTGCCGCACTGGCTGGAGCTGGTGGGCCCGGCACGCCTCCCCCGGATCCTCCGCTACTTCTCCGCCCTGGCCGCGCACGCCCCCCGGGAGCCGCACTGGCACCTCCAGGTGCTGGGCGCCGATCCGGCGGCGGGGCGCTCTGGGATCGGGGCCCTGCTGCTCCGGGCGGGCCTGGAGCGGGCCGACGCCGACGGGGCCCCGGTGTACCTGGAGACGATGAACCCGGCCAACGTCGCGTACTACACGCGCTTCGGGTTCGCGGTCACCGACACCGTGGCCGAGCCGGGCACCCCGCTCACCCACCTGATGCTGCGCCCGCCCGCCTGA
- a CDS encoding succinate dehydrogenase cytochrome b subunit, with translation MALKSAMAVTGTILVLYLIAHMYGNLKVFSGQEAFDGYAHGLRELGYPLLPESGFLWIARVVLLASVLIHIYAVVILWRRAGRARQNRYQVKKRVQRTYASYTMRYGGVLIALFVVFHILHLTVNAIAPGGKSDSPYERLVNGFQPEFWYVTLFYVAAVIAVGFHLRHGIWSAMATLGANKASRQGKINAVAVAVSLIVTIGFLLPPLAVTFGLVSK, from the coding sequence GTGGCACTCAAGTCAGCGATGGCTGTCACCGGGACGATCCTCGTGCTGTATTTGATCGCGCACATGTACGGCAACCTGAAGGTCTTCTCGGGCCAGGAGGCGTTCGACGGCTACGCGCACGGCCTGCGCGAGCTGGGCTACCCGCTCCTGCCCGAGTCCGGCTTCCTGTGGATCGCGCGCGTCGTCCTGCTGGCGAGCGTCCTCATCCACATCTACGCGGTGGTCATCCTGTGGCGCCGTGCCGGCCGCGCCCGGCAGAACCGCTACCAGGTGAAGAAGCGCGTCCAGCGCACCTACGCCTCCTACACCATGCGGTACGGCGGCGTCCTCATCGCGCTCTTCGTGGTCTTCCACATCCTGCACCTGACCGTCAACGCCATCGCGCCCGGCGGCAAGTCCGACAGCCCCTACGAGCGGCTCGTGAACGGGTTCCAGCCCGAGTTCTGGTACGTGACCCTGTTCTACGTCGCCGCCGTCATCGCGGTCGGCTTCCACCTCCGGCACGGCATCTGGAGTGCCATGGCCACGCTCGGCGCGAACAAGGCGTCCCGCCAGGGCAAGATCAACGCGGTGGCCGTGGCCGTCTCGCTGATCGTGACCATCGGCTTCCTGCTCCCGCCTCTGGCGGTCACCTTTGGACTGGTGAGTAAGTAA
- a CDS encoding succinate dehydrogenase/fumarate reductase iron-sulfur subunit: MNITLRVWRQKGRDDQGRLVTYKLTDVSPDMSFLEMLDVLNEKLTLENEEPVAFDHDCREGICGACGVVIDGEAHGPEVTTTCQLHMRSFKDGDTITVEPWRAKAFPVVKDLVVDRGAFDRIIQAGGFISAPTGTAPDAHATPVPKADADRAFDAATCIGCGACVAACPNASGMLFTAAKVTHLGMLPQGQPERASRVVKMINQHDEEDFGGCTNIGECAAVCPKGIPLDTISQLNRDLLGSLAKGVG; the protein is encoded by the coding sequence GTGAACATCACCCTGCGCGTATGGCGCCAGAAGGGCCGTGACGACCAGGGCCGGTTGGTCACCTACAAGCTCACGGACGTCTCCCCGGACATGTCCTTCCTGGAGATGCTGGACGTCCTCAACGAGAAGCTCACCCTGGAGAACGAGGAGCCGGTCGCGTTCGACCACGACTGCCGGGAGGGCATCTGCGGTGCCTGTGGCGTCGTGATCGACGGCGAGGCCCACGGCCCCGAGGTCACCACCACCTGCCAGCTGCACATGCGCAGCTTCAAGGACGGCGACACCATCACCGTGGAGCCGTGGCGCGCCAAGGCGTTCCCGGTCGTGAAGGATCTGGTCGTGGACCGCGGCGCCTTCGACCGGATCATCCAGGCGGGCGGCTTCATCAGCGCCCCGACGGGTACCGCCCCGGACGCCCACGCCACCCCGGTGCCCAAGGCCGACGCGGACCGCGCGTTCGACGCCGCGACCTGCATCGGCTGCGGCGCGTGCGTGGCGGCCTGCCCGAACGCCTCCGGCATGCTGTTCACCGCCGCGAAGGTCACCCACCTCGGCATGCTCCCGCAGGGGCAGCCGGAGCGGGCCTCGCGCGTGGTCAAGATGATCAACCAGCACGACGAAGAGGACTTCGGCGGCTGCACGAACATCGGTGAGTGCGCGGCGGTCTGCCCCAAGGGCATCCCGCTGGACACCATCTCCCAGCTCAACCGCGACCTGCTGGGGTCCCTCGCCAAGGGCGTCGGCTAG
- a CDS encoding serine/threonine-protein kinase, with translation MNHPPTPHRPGPVGVSPLQAGDPRTVGPFRIVGRLGAGGMGTVYAALDDRDRRAALKLVHAMYAADPDFRDRFAREVRLVRRVRGEGVPRFLAADTRAGVPWLATEYVPGPTLDARVRGGGPLPAGFLADFARVTARALAGIHAAGVVHRDLKPGNVILSPDGPRVLDFGIARAAEETALTRTGALVGTPGWIAPEQYRGEAAGDRSDVFAWACMAVFAATGRGPFGSGTEEGVISAVLSAPPALDGVPDALRPVLAAALDKDPARRPSAAEAAAALPETVVGPWAAVLPPVDAVPESWVRIAPPRRPWARRHGRVLAMAAAATAVAVTAATASALLPPDGPAGGGTSGGSAAEDPSADPAQGTAADPVPADVPEEYRDLYENGTVVVEPASDTEPTVVRSLVGADGTTLDQMRITFAGSSQHTGTLRVEVRVEYLPDFGSLRVHGRDFAWVQYFTEGDERLDFARSSEAGQLAETGPDDPVAEFSVNFFGIPGGRVYYLPDAALGEDRSAPADQPGGFCHGAPEGSGPLRDPYPGFPYLGRYDPAFGGQPEGCIISPT, from the coding sequence TTGAACCACCCCCCGACGCCCCACCGGCCGGGCCCCGTCGGCGTGTCCCCCCTGCAGGCCGGGGACCCCCGCACCGTCGGCCCCTTCCGGATCGTCGGCCGCCTCGGCGCCGGCGGCATGGGCACCGTGTACGCCGCCCTGGACGACCGCGACCGGCGCGCCGCCCTCAAACTCGTCCACGCGATGTACGCGGCCGACCCGGACTTCCGCGACCGCTTCGCCCGCGAGGTCCGGCTGGTGCGCCGCGTCCGGGGCGAGGGCGTGCCGCGCTTCCTGGCCGCCGACACCCGTGCCGGCGTCCCCTGGCTGGCCACCGAGTACGTGCCCGGCCCCACCCTGGACGCCCGGGTGCGCGGCGGCGGCCCGCTGCCCGCCGGGTTCCTCGCCGACTTCGCCCGCGTCACCGCGCGGGCGCTGGCCGGGATCCACGCCGCGGGCGTCGTGCACCGCGACCTCAAGCCCGGCAACGTCATCCTGTCCCCGGACGGGCCCCGGGTCCTGGACTTCGGCATCGCCCGCGCCGCGGAGGAGACCGCGCTGACCCGCACCGGCGCCCTGGTGGGCACCCCGGGGTGGATCGCCCCCGAGCAGTACCGGGGGGAGGCCGCCGGCGACCGCTCCGACGTGTTCGCCTGGGCGTGCATGGCGGTGTTCGCCGCCACCGGCCGCGGCCCGTTCGGCTCGGGCACGGAGGAGGGGGTGATCTCGGCGGTGCTGTCCGCCCCGCCCGCCCTCGACGGCGTCCCCGACGCGCTGCGCCCGGTCCTGGCCGCCGCCCTGGACAAGGACCCGGCCCGGCGGCCCTCCGCCGCGGAGGCGGCCGCGGCCCTGCCCGAGACCGTGGTGGGGCCCTGGGCCGCCGTCCTGCCCCCGGTGGACGCCGTCCCGGAATCCTGGGTGCGGATCGCCCCGCCCCGCCGCCCCTGGGCGCGCCGCCACGGCCGCGTCCTCGCGATGGCCGCCGCCGCTACGGCGGTCGCCGTCACCGCGGCCACCGCGTCCGCCCTGCTGCCCCCGGACGGCCCGGCCGGCGGGGGGACCTCCGGCGGCTCCGCCGCGGAGGACCCCTCGGCCGACCCCGCCCAGGGGACGGCCGCCGACCCGGTACCAGCCGACGTCCCGGAGGAGTACCGCGACCTCTACGAGAACGGCACCGTGGTGGTGGAGCCGGCCTCCGACACCGAGCCGACGGTCGTCCGCTCCCTGGTCGGGGCCGACGGCACCACCCTCGACCAGATGCGGATCACCTTCGCCGGATCGAGCCAGCACACCGGCACCCTGAGGGTCGAGGTCCGGGTGGAGTACCTGCCGGACTTCGGGTCGCTGCGCGTGCACGGACGGGACTTCGCCTGGGTCCAGTACTTCACCGAGGGCGACGAACGGCTCGACTTCGCCAGGTCGAGCGAGGCCGGGCAGTTGGCGGAGACCGGCCCGGACGACCCCGTGGCGGAGTTCTCCGTGAACTTCTTCGGCATCCCCGGGGGGAGGGTCTACTACCTGCCCGACGCCGCCCTGGGCGAGGACCGCAGTGCCCCGGCGGACCAGCCCGGGGGCTTCTGCCACGGCGCCCCCGAGGGCTCGGGGCCGCTCAGGGACCCCTACCCCGGCTTCCCGTACCTGGGCCGCTACGACCCCGCCTTCGGCGGCCAGCCCGAGGGCTGCATCATCAGCCCCACCTGA
- a CDS encoding LysR family transcriptional regulator: protein MQFQQLAYFVAVARTRHFTRAAELSRVAQPSLSKQIRSLERELGAPLFSRARGNITLTPAGEALLPLAQRILTDLETARREVAELAGVRRGRVRLGATPSLCAGLLADVLADFHTRYPGIELNVEESGSRDLIRDLGRGELDLALIILPLQSSDPDLSTVPILRENLVVASPMTRPSPTGRASVRITELRDRPLVMFRRGYDVREATLRACRAAGFEPELAVEGGEMDAVLRFVEAGLGLAVVPSMVLKNRPGLRGTPLARPRLLRTVALARRKDVDPSHSADAFRRHLNEYLLGMSAQELGPDLEVLITDPEAGGRERSGG from the coding sequence ATGCAGTTCCAACAGCTCGCCTACTTCGTCGCCGTCGCCCGTACACGCCATTTCACCCGCGCAGCAGAGCTTTCCCGCGTCGCCCAGCCGAGCTTGAGCAAACAGATCCGCAGCCTTGAGCGGGAGTTGGGCGCGCCGTTATTCAGTCGTGCCCGGGGGAATATCACACTCACTCCGGCGGGCGAGGCGCTGCTCCCGCTGGCCCAGCGCATCCTGACGGACCTGGAGACGGCCCGGCGCGAGGTGGCCGAGCTGGCCGGGGTGCGCAGGGGCCGGGTCCGCCTCGGGGCCACCCCCTCGCTGTGCGCGGGGCTGCTCGCGGACGTGCTCGCCGACTTCCACACACGCTATCCGGGGATCGAGCTGAACGTGGAGGAGAGCGGGTCCCGCGACCTCATCCGCGACCTGGGCCGGGGCGAGCTGGACCTGGCGCTGATCATCCTGCCCCTCCAGAGCAGCGACCCGGACCTGTCCACCGTCCCGATCCTGCGGGAGAACCTGGTGGTGGCCAGCCCGATGACGCGCCCCTCCCCCACCGGCCGGGCGTCGGTCCGGATCACGGAGCTGCGGGACCGGCCCCTGGTGATGTTCCGGCGGGGGTACGACGTGCGCGAGGCGACGCTGCGGGCGTGCCGGGCAGCGGGGTTCGAGCCGGAGCTGGCGGTGGAGGGCGGCGAGATGGACGCCGTGCTGCGCTTCGTGGAGGCGGGCCTGGGCCTGGCGGTGGTGCCGAGCATGGTGCTCAAGAACCGCCCGGGCCTGCGGGGGACGCCGCTGGCCCGGCCCCGGCTGCTGCGCACGGTGGCGCTGGCGCGGCGCAAGGACGTGGACCCCTCGCACTCGGCGGACGCGTTCCGCCGCCACCTCAACGAGTACCTGCTGGGGATGTCGGCGCAGGAGCTGGGCCCGGACCTGGAAGTGCTCATCACGGACCCGGAGGCGGGCGGCCGGGAAAGGAGCGGGGGTTGA
- a CDS encoding GNAT family N-acetyltransferase, which yields MTATVTAGSRAATTEDVPGVARVLSRALYDDPLFEWLFPDLELRMARTRRMLALTAGFGYVPFGDTRVVEVAEEGSDPVVRGAALWAPYTTNPEGRLVSLRMWPHWGQLLGRARATGFVRVFAEWKIAAPQEPHLYLAALGVDPAMAGTGLGGGLLTAGLDRADSAGRPVFTQVLNEKSLGFYERFGFRVVGEASTPDAVTSWFLRHDPS from the coding sequence ATGACTGCGACTGTGACCGCCGGTTCCCGGGCCGCGACGACGGAGGACGTGCCCGGGGTGGCGCGCGTTCTGAGCCGGGCCCTGTACGACGACCCCCTCTTCGAGTGGCTGTTCCCCGACCTCGAACTGCGGATGGCCAGGACCCGCCGCATGCTGGCGCTGACCGCCGGGTTCGGCTACGTGCCCTTCGGCGACACCCGGGTCGTGGAGGTCGCCGAGGAGGGCTCGGACCCCGTGGTCCGCGGCGCCGCGCTGTGGGCCCCCTACACGACCAACCCCGAGGGCCGCCTGGTGTCGCTGCGCATGTGGCCGCACTGGGGCCAGCTGCTGGGGCGGGCCCGGGCGACGGGGTTCGTGCGGGTGTTCGCGGAGTGGAAGATCGCCGCCCCGCAGGAGCCGCACCTGTACCTGGCGGCGCTGGGCGTGGACCCGGCGATGGCCGGGACCGGCCTGGGCGGCGGGCTGCTCACCGCGGGCCTGGACCGGGCGGACTCCGCGGGCCGGCCGGTCTTCACCCAGGTTCTCAACGAGAAGAGCCTGGGCTTCTACGAGCGCTTCGGCTTCCGGGTGGTCGGCGAGGCGTCCACCCCGGACGCGGTGACGAGCTGGTTCCTGCGGCACGACCCCTCCTGA
- a CDS encoding type II toxin-antitoxin system death-on-curing family toxin, which produces MTRHLTRGDALEIAGVILPPNVSVRDADLLDAALARPGDTAFGAEAYPDPWLKAAALLRSVLIGHPLSDGNKRLAWTSAKAFLRLNGVAWGPVDQDAAYDLVIAVTTGELVEVAEIAERLRGLPPRA; this is translated from the coding sequence ATGACCCGGCACCTGACGCGCGGCGACGCGCTGGAGATCGCCGGCGTGATCCTGCCGCCGAACGTGTCCGTGCGCGACGCCGACCTGCTGGACGCCGCCCTGGCCCGCCCGGGGGACACGGCCTTCGGTGCCGAGGCGTACCCGGACCCGTGGCTCAAGGCGGCGGCGCTGCTGCGCTCGGTCCTGATCGGGCACCCGCTGTCGGACGGCAACAAGCGCCTGGCCTGGACCTCGGCCAAGGCGTTCCTGCGGCTCAACGGGGTCGCCTGGGGTCCGGTGGACCAGGACGCCGCCTACGACCTGGTCATCGCGGTCACCACCGGGGAGCTGGTGGAGGTCGCCGAGATCGCCGAGCGGCTGCGGGGCCTGCCCCCGCGGGCATGA
- a CDS encoding fumarate reductase/succinate dehydrogenase flavoprotein subunit, whose translation MSDTDYFVVGDPIRDEKAPEGPINERWDKRRFSAKLVNPANRRKLSVIIVGTGLAGASAAATLGEAGYNVTSFCYQDSPRRAHSIAAQGGINAAKNYRNDGDSIYRLFYDTVKGGDFRSRESNVYRLAQTSVEIIDQCVAQGVPFAREYGGLLDNRSFGGVQVSRTFYARGQTGQQLLIGAYQALERQIAAGTVQMNTRHEMLELIVVDGKARGIIARDMVTGEIETHFADAVVLATGGYGNVFFLSTNAMGCNVTASWRAHRKGALFANPCYTQIHPTCIPVSGDYQSKLTLMSESLRNDGRIWVPKQHGDDRDPRQIPEDERDYYLERIYPSFGNLVPRDIASRAAKNVCDEGRGVGPGGLGVYLDFADAIQRMGRAAVEAKYGNLFDMYQRITGENPYEVPMRIYPAVHYTMGGLWVDYDLQSTIPGLFVTGEANFSDHGANRLGASALMQGLADGYFVLPNTINDYLASGPFEKIDESHPEAAAAKEQVTSRIEKLLSLQGSRTVDSFHKELGHIMWEYCGMERNEEGLTKAIELIRNLREEFWRDVKVLGTNDELNQALEKAGRVADFLELGELMCIDALHRRESCGGHFRAESQTEDGEALRHDDQFAYVAAWEFGGDGSKPVLHKEALEYEYVEMKQRSYK comes from the coding sequence ATGTCTGACACCGACTACTTCGTCGTCGGCGACCCGATCCGGGACGAGAAGGCCCCCGAGGGGCCGATCAACGAGCGCTGGGACAAGCGCCGTTTCTCCGCCAAGCTGGTCAACCCCGCGAACCGGCGCAAGCTCTCCGTGATCATCGTCGGCACCGGCCTGGCCGGCGCCTCGGCGGCCGCGACCCTGGGCGAGGCGGGCTACAACGTTACCTCGTTCTGCTACCAGGACAGCCCGCGCCGCGCCCACTCCATCGCGGCGCAGGGCGGCATCAACGCGGCCAAGAACTACCGCAACGACGGCGACAGCATCTACCGGCTGTTCTACGACACCGTCAAGGGCGGCGACTTCCGCTCCCGCGAGTCGAACGTGTACCGCCTGGCCCAGACCAGCGTCGAGATCATCGACCAGTGCGTGGCCCAGGGCGTCCCCTTCGCGCGCGAGTACGGCGGCCTGCTCGACAACCGCTCCTTCGGCGGCGTGCAGGTCTCCCGCACCTTCTACGCCCGCGGCCAGACGGGGCAGCAGCTGCTGATCGGCGCCTACCAGGCGCTGGAGCGGCAGATCGCGGCCGGCACCGTCCAGATGAACACCCGCCACGAGATGCTCGAGCTGATCGTGGTGGACGGCAAGGCCCGCGGCATCATCGCCCGCGACATGGTCACCGGCGAGATCGAGACCCACTTCGCGGACGCGGTCGTGCTGGCCACCGGCGGCTACGGCAACGTGTTCTTCCTGTCGACGAACGCGATGGGCTGCAACGTCACCGCGAGCTGGCGCGCGCACCGCAAGGGCGCGCTCTTCGCCAACCCCTGCTACACGCAGATCCACCCCACCTGCATCCCGGTCAGCGGCGACTACCAGTCCAAGCTGACCCTGATGAGCGAGTCGCTGCGCAACGACGGCCGCATCTGGGTGCCCAAGCAGCACGGCGACGACCGCGACCCGCGGCAGATCCCCGAGGACGAGCGCGACTACTACCTGGAGCGCATCTACCCGTCCTTCGGCAACCTGGTGCCGCGTGACATCGCCTCCCGCGCCGCCAAGAACGTCTGCGACGAGGGCCGCGGCGTCGGCCCCGGCGGCCTGGGCGTCTACCTGGACTTCGCCGACGCGATCCAGCGCATGGGACGGGCGGCCGTCGAGGCCAAGTACGGCAACCTGTTCGACATGTACCAGCGCATCACCGGCGAGAACCCGTACGAGGTTCCGATGCGCATCTACCCGGCCGTCCACTACACCATGGGCGGGCTGTGGGTCGACTACGACCTGCAGAGCACCATCCCGGGCCTGTTCGTGACCGGTGAGGCCAACTTCTCCGACCACGGCGCCAACCGCCTGGGCGCGAGCGCGCTGATGCAGGGCCTGGCCGACGGCTACTTCGTCCTGCCCAACACCATCAACGACTACCTCGCGAGCGGGCCGTTCGAGAAGATCGACGAGTCGCACCCCGAGGCCGCCGCCGCCAAGGAGCAGGTCACCTCCCGGATCGAGAAGCTCCTGTCCCTCCAGGGCTCCCGCACGGTCGACTCCTTCCACAAGGAGCTCGGCCACATCATGTGGGAGTACTGCGGCATGGAGCGCAACGAGGAGGGCCTCACCAAGGCCATCGAGCTCATCCGCAACCTGCGCGAGGAGTTCTGGCGCGACGTCAAGGTGCTCGGCACCAACGACGAGCTCAACCAGGCCCTGGAGAAGGCCGGCCGCGTCGCCGACTTCCTGGAGCTGGGCGAGCTCATGTGCATCGACGCCCTGCACCGCCGCGAGTCCTGCGGCGGCCACTTCCGCGCCGAGAGCCAGACCGAGGACGGCGAGGCCCTGCGCCACGACGACCAGTTCGCCTACGTCGCGGCCTGGGAGTTCGGTGGCGATGGCAGCAAGCCCGTACTCCACAAGGAAGCCCTGGAGTACGAGTACGTCGAGATGAAGCAGCGGAGCTACAAGTGA
- a CDS encoding CopG family transcriptional regulator yields MNLTLDLPPDLWEHLREIAGSEGTDVGTAAVAALRDHLDLRRAQVRRCAEEIASEDAELLARLGE; encoded by the coding sequence ATGAACCTCACCCTGGACCTTCCCCCGGACCTGTGGGAGCACCTGCGCGAGATCGCCGGCTCCGAGGGCACCGACGTCGGAACGGCGGCCGTCGCCGCCCTGCGCGACCACCTGGACCTGCGCCGCGCCCAGGTGCGCCGGTGCGCCGAGGAGATCGCGTCCGAGGACGCCGAACTGCTGGCGAGGCTCGGCGAATGA
- a CDS encoding DUF3054 domain-containing protein, whose product MRSYAAPLALVADLVCVLVFVVIGKTDHGTGTAVGAVLSTAWPFLAAALLGWAASRAWRAPAALWPTGVFVWAITVVGGMLLRRFVGEGTPLSFVIVTSLFLAAAMLGWRVVALLVTRRRQRAA is encoded by the coding sequence ATGCGTTCGTATGCGGCTCCCCTGGCCCTGGTGGCCGACCTGGTGTGCGTCCTGGTGTTCGTCGTGATCGGGAAGACCGACCACGGGACCGGTACCGCGGTCGGGGCGGTGCTGTCGACCGCGTGGCCGTTCCTGGCCGCCGCCCTGCTGGGGTGGGCGGCGTCCCGGGCCTGGCGCGCGCCGGCGGCACTGTGGCCGACGGGGGTGTTCGTGTGGGCGATCACCGTGGTCGGGGGCATGCTGCTGCGGCGGTTCGTGGGCGAGGGGACGCCGCTCTCCTTCGTGATCGTCACCTCGCTCTTCCTGGCCGCCGCGATGCTGGGCTGGCGGGTGGTCGCACTCCTGGTCACGCGGAGGCGACAGAGAGCCGCCTGA